The following proteins are encoded in a genomic region of Burkholderia cepacia:
- the ftsH gene encoding ATP-dependent zinc metalloprotease FtsH, which yields MDRKFDYPGLLIAAGFFVLFAAQLLMLHPTSASIAYSDFHKLVAARLVDDLEVGPASISGTLKMPQAGTMLPASEAAAVQQAGAPWRFTTNRVTDERLTDTLTAAGIRYHGTPDTGWIAALASWLLPLVLFVFVWNMMLRKRGGLQDFTGMGKSRARVYVQQETGITFDDIAGIDEAKAELQQLVAFLRNPDRYQRLGGKIPKGVLVVGAPGTGKTLLARAVAGEAAVPFFSISGSAFVEMFVGVGAARVRDLFEQAQQKAPCIVFVDELDALGKVRGVGPMSGNDEREQTLNQLLVEMDGFQAGSGVIIMAATNRPEILDPALLRPGRFDRHIAIDRPDVNGRRQILGVHVKRVKLAAEVDLGELASRTPGFVGADLANVVNEAALHAAELGKPAIGMADFDEAIDRALTGLERKSRVMNEQEKLTIAYHEAGHALVAESRAHCDPVKKVSIIPRGVAALGYTQQVPTEDRYVLRRSELLDRIDALLGGRVAEELVFGDVSTGAQNDLERATAMARHMVMQYGMSEKIGLATFDDGDARQGIPGAWHPGDGRCSEHTARMIDDEVRTLLADAHTRVAATLGERRDALERIARRLLQCEVLERDALQALIDGRVDPSSATSAAPGDEAGARGGTIETEQASAVERDFVAYGRPHEPDR from the coding sequence ATGGACAGGAAATTCGACTACCCGGGATTGCTGATCGCGGCGGGCTTCTTCGTGTTGTTCGCCGCGCAGTTGCTGATGCTGCACCCGACCTCGGCGTCGATCGCGTACAGCGATTTCCACAAGCTCGTCGCCGCGCGGCTCGTCGACGATCTCGAGGTCGGCCCCGCGTCGATCTCGGGCACGCTGAAGATGCCGCAGGCCGGCACGATGCTGCCGGCATCCGAAGCCGCGGCCGTACAGCAGGCGGGCGCACCGTGGCGCTTCACGACCAACCGCGTGACCGACGAGCGCCTGACCGACACGCTGACCGCCGCCGGCATCCGCTATCACGGCACGCCCGACACGGGCTGGATCGCCGCGCTCGCGTCGTGGCTGCTGCCGCTCGTGCTGTTCGTGTTCGTGTGGAACATGATGCTGCGCAAGCGCGGCGGGCTGCAGGATTTCACCGGAATGGGCAAGAGCCGCGCGCGCGTGTACGTGCAGCAGGAAACCGGCATCACGTTCGACGACATCGCGGGCATCGACGAGGCAAAGGCGGAGCTGCAGCAACTCGTCGCGTTCCTGCGCAATCCCGACCGCTACCAGCGGCTCGGCGGCAAGATTCCGAAGGGCGTGCTCGTCGTCGGCGCGCCGGGCACCGGAAAGACGCTGCTTGCGCGCGCGGTGGCCGGCGAGGCGGCCGTGCCGTTCTTCTCGATCAGCGGCTCGGCGTTCGTCGAGATGTTCGTCGGCGTCGGTGCGGCGCGCGTGCGCGACCTGTTCGAGCAGGCGCAGCAGAAGGCGCCGTGCATCGTGTTCGTCGACGAGCTCGATGCACTCGGCAAGGTGCGCGGCGTCGGCCCGATGTCGGGCAACGACGAACGCGAGCAGACGCTCAACCAGTTGCTCGTCGAGATGGACGGCTTCCAGGCCGGCTCGGGCGTGATCATCATGGCCGCGACGAACCGCCCGGAAATCCTCGATCCCGCGCTGCTGCGGCCGGGCCGCTTCGATCGCCACATCGCGATCGACCGGCCCGACGTGAACGGCCGCCGGCAGATTCTGGGCGTGCATGTGAAGCGCGTGAAGCTCGCGGCCGAGGTCGACCTCGGCGAGCTCGCGTCGCGCACGCCGGGCTTCGTCGGCGCCGATCTCGCGAACGTCGTCAACGAGGCCGCGCTGCATGCGGCCGAACTCGGCAAGCCGGCGATCGGCATGGCCGACTTCGACGAGGCAATCGACCGCGCGCTGACGGGGCTCGAGCGCAAGAGTCGCGTGATGAACGAGCAGGAGAAGCTGACCATCGCGTATCACGAAGCCGGTCATGCGCTCGTCGCGGAAAGCCGTGCGCATTGCGACCCGGTGAAGAAGGTGTCGATCATTCCGCGCGGTGTCGCGGCGCTCGGCTATACGCAACAGGTGCCGACCGAGGATCGCTACGTGCTGCGCAGGAGCGAACTGCTTGATCGTATCGATGCGCTGCTCGGCGGGCGTGTCGCGGAAGAGCTCGTGTTCGGCGATGTATCGACCGGCGCGCAGAACGATCTCGAACGCGCAACCGCGATGGCGCGCCACATGGTCATGCAGTACGGGATGAGCGAAAAGATCGGGCTCGCGACGTTCGACGACGGCGATGCGCGCCAGGGCATCCCCGGCGCATGGCATCCGGGCGACGGCCGCTGCAGCGAGCACACGGCACGGATGATCGACGACGAAGTGCGTACGCTGCTCGCGGATGCGCATACGCGGGTCGCCGCGACGCTCGGCGAGCGCCGCGATGCGCTCGAGCGCATCGCGCGACGGCTGCTGCAATGCGAGGTGCTTGAACGCGACGCGCTGCAGGCATTGATCGACGGGCGCGTCGATCCGTCGTCCGCCACATCGGCTGCGCCCGGCGACGAAGCCGGCGCGCGTGGCGGGACGATCGAAACGGAACAGGCGTCCGCGGTCGAGCGCGATTTCGTCGCGTACGGGCGGCCGCACGAACCCGATCGCTGA
- the otsA gene encoding alpha,alpha-trehalose-phosphate synthase (UDP-forming), with amino-acid sequence MSRLVVVSNRIADPRKAAAGGLAVAVKDSLQETGGVWFGWSGRLRGGDDQPTHGDEVQIQNVGGIQLATIDLDPQDYDAYYLGYSNNVLWPVFHYRLDLAQFDRRFADGYRRVNQLFARKLRTLLRPDDTIWVHDYQLIPLAAELRAMGCTNPIGFFLHIPMPPPPIMAAIPEHEWLMRSLFAYDLVGFQTESDLLHFEHYVEAEAGAARLPDGRLHAFGRTLSAGAFPIGINVDEFESLARDRDGIDMFERMRDEYSRRQLLVGVDRLDYTKGLPQRVHAFRELLEQYPENRDRATLIQIAAPSREDLGAYDDLRREMDSLCGAINGDYGELEWMPMRYIHRTVARKRLPGLYRASRVALVTPLRDGMNLVAKEFLAAQDAADPGVLVLSRFAGAAEQLKSALLVNPYDTQGTAQAIQRALAMPLEERRQRHSALMAIVRKTDVHWWRTRFLNALAEAAEVAAAAES; translated from the coding sequence GTGAGCCGACTCGTCGTCGTATCCAATCGCATCGCAGATCCCCGTAAAGCCGCGGCCGGTGGCCTCGCGGTCGCCGTGAAGGACAGCCTGCAGGAAACCGGCGGCGTATGGTTCGGCTGGAGCGGCAGGCTGCGCGGCGGCGACGATCAGCCCACGCATGGCGACGAGGTGCAGATCCAGAATGTCGGCGGCATCCAGCTTGCGACGATCGATCTCGATCCGCAGGATTACGACGCGTACTACCTCGGCTATTCGAACAACGTGCTGTGGCCGGTGTTTCACTACCGGCTCGATCTCGCGCAATTCGATCGGCGTTTTGCCGACGGCTACCGGCGCGTGAACCAGTTGTTCGCGCGCAAGCTGCGCACGCTGCTACGGCCCGACGACACCATCTGGGTCCACGACTACCAGCTGATTCCGCTCGCGGCCGAGTTGCGCGCGATGGGCTGCACGAATCCGATCGGCTTCTTCCTGCACATCCCGATGCCGCCGCCGCCGATCATGGCCGCGATCCCGGAACACGAATGGCTGATGCGCTCGCTGTTCGCGTACGACCTCGTCGGCTTCCAGACCGAATCGGACCTGCTTCACTTCGAGCACTACGTCGAAGCGGAAGCCGGCGCCGCGCGGCTGCCGGACGGCCGCCTGCACGCGTTCGGCCGCACGCTGTCGGCCGGTGCGTTCCCGATCGGCATCAACGTCGACGAATTCGAGTCGCTCGCGCGCGACCGCGACGGCATCGACATGTTCGAACGGATGCGCGACGAATATTCGCGCCGCCAGCTGCTCGTCGGCGTCGACCGGCTCGACTACACGAAAGGCCTGCCGCAGCGTGTGCATGCGTTCCGCGAGCTGCTCGAACAGTATCCGGAGAACCGCGACCGCGCGACGCTGATCCAGATCGCCGCGCCGAGCCGCGAGGATCTCGGCGCATACGACGACCTGCGTCGCGAGATGGACAGCCTGTGCGGCGCGATCAACGGCGACTACGGCGAACTCGAATGGATGCCGATGCGCTACATTCACCGCACCGTTGCACGCAAGCGCCTGCCGGGTCTCTATCGCGCGAGCCGCGTCGCGCTCGTCACGCCGCTGCGCGACGGGATGAACCTCGTCGCGAAGGAATTCCTCGCCGCGCAGGACGCAGCCGATCCGGGCGTACTCGTGCTGTCGCGTTTCGCGGGCGCGGCCGAACAATTGAAGTCGGCGCTGCTCGTCAATCCGTACGACACGCAAGGCACCGCGCAAGCGATCCAGCGCGCGCTCGCGATGCCGCTCGAAGAGCGCCGCCAGCGTCACTCGGCGCTGATGGCGATCGTGCGCAAGACCGACGTGCACTGGTGGCGCACGCGCTTTCTCAACGCACTTGCCGAAGCGGCCGAAGTCGCGGCCGCGGCCGAGTCGTGA
- a CDS encoding methyl-accepting chemotaxis protein: MSIKTKLLGGFGLLAAVVVIVSGMALKALSDTNAEFSRYMNGINARANLSEQIRTAVDRRAIAARNLVLVTKPADVEVELAEVNQAHKDVQERLAKLKEMMANATDTSDRARELVGDIVRIEGNYGPVALRIVGLAQAGKKDEATADIDDNCRPLLAQLVRATDAYATYTHERELAIAQQFADRYTMERNLLAGICLIAVAVAVAGGLWLTRKITVPIGSAVDVARTVANGDLGSRIEVSGNDETRDLLEALRTMNERLIGIVGRVRDSSNSIAHAVSEIASGNLDLSQRTEEQAASLQETAATMEEFTSTVRLNAENAQQASTLAANASDVAQRGSSVVGRVVDTMTEIGQSSSKIADITGIIEGIAFQTNILALNAAVEAARAGEQGRGFAVVASEVRSLAQRSSTAAKEIKELISASVQTIQDGSALAGEAGKTMSDVTQAVARVTDIMGEIAAASAEQSRGIDQVNLTVTQMDETTQQNAALVEQAAAASKSLEAQGRELSETVAAFRMPSGTHATSAGTHAHETGTHHWQPAAV, encoded by the coding sequence ATGAGCATCAAAACAAAACTCCTAGGCGGCTTCGGCCTGCTCGCCGCGGTCGTCGTGATCGTGTCGGGCATGGCCCTCAAGGCACTGTCCGATACGAATGCCGAGTTTTCACGCTACATGAACGGCATCAACGCGCGGGCGAACCTGTCTGAGCAAATCCGCACCGCAGTCGACCGCCGCGCGATCGCCGCGCGCAACCTCGTGCTCGTGACGAAACCGGCTGACGTCGAGGTCGAACTCGCCGAAGTGAACCAGGCGCACAAGGACGTGCAGGAACGTCTCGCGAAGCTCAAGGAGATGATGGCGAACGCGACCGACACCTCGGATCGCGCGCGCGAACTGGTGGGCGACATCGTGCGCATCGAAGGCAACTACGGGCCCGTCGCGCTGCGCATCGTCGGGCTCGCACAGGCGGGCAAGAAGGACGAAGCGACCGCCGACATCGACGACAACTGCCGCCCGCTGCTCGCGCAGCTGGTGCGCGCGACGGACGCATACGCGACCTATACGCATGAACGCGAGCTCGCGATCGCACAGCAATTCGCGGACCGCTACACGATGGAGCGCAACCTGCTGGCCGGCATCTGCCTGATCGCGGTCGCCGTCGCCGTCGCCGGCGGCCTGTGGCTGACGCGCAAGATCACGGTGCCAATCGGCTCGGCCGTGGACGTCGCGCGCACGGTGGCGAACGGCGATCTCGGCAGCCGCATCGAGGTCAGCGGCAACGACGAAACGCGCGACCTGCTCGAAGCGCTGCGGACGATGAATGAGCGGCTGATCGGCATCGTCGGACGTGTGCGCGATTCGTCGAACAGCATCGCGCACGCGGTGAGCGAAATCGCGTCGGGCAACCTCGATCTGAGCCAGCGCACCGAGGAACAGGCCGCGTCGCTGCAGGAAACCGCCGCGACGATGGAAGAATTCACGTCGACGGTGCGACTGAACGCGGAGAACGCGCAGCAGGCGAGCACGCTCGCCGCGAATGCGTCGGATGTCGCGCAGCGCGGCAGTTCGGTGGTCGGCCGCGTGGTCGACACGATGACGGAAATCGGCCAAAGCTCCTCGAAGATCGCCGACATCACGGGCATCATCGAAGGCATCGCGTTCCAGACCAACATCCTGGCGCTGAACGCGGCCGTCGAAGCCGCACGCGCGGGCGAACAGGGCCGCGGCTTCGCGGTCGTCGCGAGCGAGGTACGCAGTCTCGCGCAGCGCTCGTCGACGGCAGCGAAGGAAATCAAGGAACTGATCTCCGCGTCGGTACAGACGATCCAGGACGGTTCGGCGCTCGCGGGCGAAGCCGGCAAGACGATGTCCGACGTCACGCAGGCCGTCGCGCGCGTGACGGACATCATGGGCGAGATCGCGGCCGCATCGGCCGAGCAGAGTCGCGGCATCGACCAGGTGAACCTGACGGTCACGCAGATGGACGAGACGACGCAGCAGAACGCGGCACTCGTCGAGCAGGCTGCGGCCGCATCGAAGTCGCTCGAGGCGCAGGGTCGCGAGCTGTCCGAAACGGTAGCGGCATTCCGGATGCCGTCCGGTACGCACGCGACGTCGGCCGGTACGCATGCGCACGAAACCGGCACGCATCACTGGCAGCCGGCCGCCGTGTAA
- a CDS encoding TonB-dependent receptor, translated as MLFAAVAHAQADTPASSSPAPASTPLAPIFVTANPLGDTELIAPTVQLSGDALTRRQADSLGETLNGLPGVSTTTYGPMVGRPIIRGMDGDRIRLLQNGVAAYDASSLSYDHAVPQDPLSIERVEIVRGPAALLYGGNAVGGVVNTIDNRIPREAIQGVTGALDARYGGANSVRAGAAQVEGGNGRFAFHVDAFDRETSKLRIPGYARSSQQRALDGPDTPQPEGNVPNSDGRVHGGAVGASYTWADGFAGLSYSGYESNYGSVAESDVRLRMRQERLAFASEVRNLSGPFTKLKFDFAYTDYRHKEVDNGETATTFRNRGYEARIEARHRKIGPFEGAIGVQFGQNTFSALGDEMLVPSTRTNSVALFGLEEWQVVPALKLSLGGRFEHVKVDPDPAGVEKFAGAQARDFNAGSLSAGALFSLTPVWSVAANVAYTERAPTFYELYSNGPHDATGQFLIGNPNASKEKAVSTDLSLRYASGPNRGSVGVFYNRFSNYLTEYNTGRVVDDDGDPVTPGTDGSLNEAIYRGVRAEFYGVELDGKWRAFSRRGHTVDLELTADYTHARNVDTGQPLPRIAPLRATLAADYGYGPFGARAQVTHAWSQHRVPDNDFSTDGYTSLGVMLTYKFRVGPTHWLAYLRGDNLTNQEIRYSTSVVRGFAPEGGRSVMAGLRTTF; from the coding sequence ATGCTGTTCGCCGCCGTCGCCCACGCGCAAGCCGATACGCCCGCGTCGTCGAGCCCGGCACCGGCCAGCACGCCGCTCGCGCCAATCTTCGTGACCGCGAACCCGCTCGGCGACACCGAACTGATCGCGCCGACCGTGCAGCTCTCCGGCGATGCGCTGACGCGCCGCCAGGCCGATTCGCTCGGCGAAACGCTCAACGGGCTGCCCGGTGTGTCGACCACGACCTACGGGCCGATGGTCGGCCGCCCGATCATCCGCGGGATGGATGGCGACCGGATCCGGCTGCTGCAGAACGGCGTCGCGGCCTATGACGCGTCGTCGCTGTCGTACGACCACGCGGTGCCGCAGGATCCGCTGTCGATCGAACGCGTCGAAATCGTGCGCGGCCCGGCCGCGCTGCTGTACGGCGGCAACGCGGTGGGCGGCGTCGTCAACACGATCGACAACCGGATTCCGCGCGAAGCGATCCAGGGCGTGACGGGTGCGCTCGACGCGCGCTACGGTGGCGCGAATTCCGTGCGCGCCGGTGCTGCGCAGGTCGAAGGCGGCAACGGCCGCTTCGCGTTCCACGTCGACGCGTTCGACCGCGAAACGAGCAAGCTGCGGATTCCCGGCTACGCGCGCAGCAGCCAGCAACGCGCGCTCGACGGCCCCGACACGCCGCAGCCGGAAGGCAACGTGCCGAACAGCGATGGCCGTGTGCACGGCGGCGCGGTCGGTGCGTCGTATACCTGGGCCGACGGCTTCGCGGGCCTGTCGTACAGCGGCTACGAATCGAACTACGGCTCGGTTGCCGAAAGCGACGTGCGGCTGCGGATGCGGCAGGAGCGCCTCGCGTTCGCATCCGAGGTGCGCAACCTGAGCGGGCCGTTCACGAAGCTGAAATTCGATTTCGCGTACACCGACTACCGCCACAAGGAAGTCGACAACGGCGAGACGGCGACCACCTTCCGCAATCGCGGCTACGAAGCGCGCATCGAGGCGCGGCACCGCAAGATCGGCCCGTTCGAAGGCGCGATCGGCGTGCAGTTCGGCCAGAACACCTTCTCCGCGCTCGGCGACGAAATGCTCGTGCCGTCCACCCGCACGAACAGCGTCGCGCTGTTCGGTCTCGAGGAATGGCAGGTCGTTCCCGCACTGAAGCTGAGCCTCGGCGGCCGCTTCGAGCACGTGAAGGTCGACCCCGATCCGGCCGGCGTCGAGAAATTCGCGGGCGCGCAGGCGCGCGACTTCAACGCGGGCAGCCTGTCCGCCGGCGCACTGTTTTCGCTTACGCCGGTATGGTCGGTCGCCGCGAACGTCGCGTACACCGAACGCGCGCCGACCTTCTACGAGCTGTATTCGAACGGCCCGCACGATGCGACCGGCCAGTTCCTGATCGGCAACCCGAATGCATCGAAGGAGAAAGCGGTGTCGACCGACCTGTCGCTGCGCTATGCGAGCGGCCCGAATCGCGGCAGCGTCGGCGTGTTCTACAACCGCTTCTCCAACTACCTGACCGAGTACAACACGGGCCGCGTCGTGGACGACGATGGCGACCCCGTCACGCCCGGCACCGACGGCTCGCTGAACGAGGCGATCTATCGCGGCGTGCGCGCCGAGTTCTACGGTGTCGAGCTGGACGGCAAATGGCGCGCGTTCTCGCGGCGCGGGCACACGGTCGACCTCGAACTGACGGCCGACTACACGCATGCGCGCAACGTCGACACGGGCCAGCCGCTGCCGCGCATCGCGCCGCTGCGCGCGACGCTCGCGGCCGACTACGGCTACGGCCCGTTCGGCGCACGCGCACAGGTCACGCACGCCTGGTCGCAGCATCGCGTGCCCGACAACGACTTCTCGACGGACGGCTACACGTCGCTCGGCGTGATGCTGACCTACAAGTTCCGCGTCGGCCCGACGCACTGGCTCGCGTACCTGCGTGGCGACAACCTGACGAACCAGGAGATCCGCTACTCGACGTCGGTCGTGCGTGGCTTCGCGCCCGAAGGCGGCCGCAGCGTGATGGCCGGGTTGCGCACCACGTTCTGA
- a CDS encoding 6,7-dimethyl-8-ribityllumazine synthase produces the protein MTQLASPSQTAAPRIAFVQSCWHKEIVDQCRNAFVDGLANANLSQADCDFFEVAGAFEIPLHAKLLAKTGKYAAIACAGLVVDGGIYRHDFVAQAVISGLMQVQLETGVVVLSAVLTPHHFHGAEHVAYFHEHFLVKGAELAHACVDTIGKVAALKAEPVVAAIAQAA, from the coding sequence ATGACCCAACTTGCTTCCCCCTCCCAAACTGCTGCTCCGCGGATCGCTTTCGTCCAGTCGTGCTGGCACAAGGAGATCGTCGACCAGTGCCGAAACGCGTTCGTCGACGGGCTCGCCAACGCGAACCTGAGCCAGGCGGATTGCGACTTCTTCGAAGTGGCAGGCGCTTTCGAGATTCCGCTGCATGCCAAATTGCTCGCGAAAACCGGCAAATACGCGGCCATCGCGTGCGCCGGCCTGGTGGTCGACGGCGGTATCTATCGCCATGACTTCGTCGCGCAAGCGGTGATTTCCGGCCTCATGCAGGTGCAGCTCGAAACCGGCGTGGTGGTGCTGTCGGCGGTGCTGACGCCGCATCATTTCCACGGCGCCGAGCATGTCGCGTACTTCCACGAGCACTTCCTCGTGAAGGGCGCGGAGCTCGCGCATGCGTGCGTCGATACGATCGGCAAGGTCGCGGCGCTGAAAGCGGAACCCGTGGTCGCCGCGATTGCGCAGGCTGCCTGA
- a CDS encoding MarR family winged helix-turn-helix transcriptional regulator, translating into MSEDRRLFFMLNIGQRRVQRWIDRKAETETRASAAQAGALFCLARQDGALIGEVGAALQLAPSAMTGLADRMAKAGLITRHADSDDGRATRLYLTDEGHAALKRARVLLRELNGKLCDGFSDDELDVVARWLHALQDRFPAER; encoded by the coding sequence TTGAGCGAAGACCGACGACTGTTTTTCATGTTGAACATCGGCCAGCGGCGCGTGCAGCGCTGGATCGACCGCAAGGCCGAAACCGAGACGCGCGCGAGCGCCGCGCAGGCCGGCGCGCTGTTCTGTCTCGCCAGGCAGGATGGCGCGCTGATCGGCGAAGTCGGCGCCGCGCTGCAGCTCGCGCCGTCCGCGATGACAGGGCTCGCCGACCGGATGGCAAAGGCCGGTCTCATCACGCGTCATGCCGACTCGGACGACGGCCGCGCAACACGGCTGTACCTGACCGACGAGGGCCACGCGGCGCTCAAGCGCGCACGCGTGCTGCTGCGCGAACTGAACGGCAAGCTGTGCGACGGGTTTTCAGACGACGAACTCGATGTCGTCGCGCGCTGGCTGCACGCGTTGCAGGACCGGTTTCCGGCGGAGCGCTGA
- a CDS encoding alpha/beta hydrolase family protein produces MTSQPIEFSAADGYTLHGTLWSPDAAPRALVLIHPATAVPERLYAGFARFLTERGFAALTYNYRGIGASRPSRLAALKSRMRDWMELDVGAATAWARQAYDGLPLLAVGHSVGGHAIGLSAATPHLRAAVLVAAHAGSTRLIAQAAERLKVRLILRVLGPLMSTLLGYVPGKRLGLGEDLPAGVFREWSRWTTLPHYFFDDPTLGAAERFSKQQLPILALGFDDDPWANPAAIGLLVSYLTRAKVERRQIDPHAAGSGPVGHMGFFRSRPGTVLWPDVADWLAQALDTPRNASRPSLSIAAGNPA; encoded by the coding sequence ATGACCTCCCAACCCATCGAGTTTTCCGCCGCCGACGGCTACACGCTGCACGGCACGCTGTGGTCGCCGGACGCCGCGCCGCGCGCGCTGGTGCTGATCCATCCGGCGACGGCCGTGCCCGAGCGGCTGTATGCGGGCTTCGCGCGCTTCCTGACCGAACGCGGCTTCGCGGCACTGACCTACAACTATCGCGGCATCGGCGCATCGCGGCCCTCGCGCCTGGCCGCGCTGAAGTCGCGCATGCGTGACTGGATGGAACTCGACGTGGGCGCCGCGACCGCATGGGCACGGCAGGCGTACGACGGGCTGCCGCTGCTGGCGGTCGGCCACAGTGTCGGCGGGCATGCGATCGGGCTGTCCGCCGCCACGCCGCACCTGCGCGCGGCCGTGCTCGTCGCCGCGCACGCGGGCAGCACACGGCTGATCGCGCAGGCGGCCGAACGCCTGAAGGTTCGGTTGATCCTGCGTGTGCTCGGCCCGCTGATGTCCACGCTGCTCGGCTATGTACCCGGCAAGCGGCTCGGGCTCGGCGAGGATCTGCCGGCCGGCGTGTTCCGCGAATGGAGCCGCTGGACGACGTTGCCGCACTATTTCTTCGACGATCCGACGCTCGGCGCGGCCGAGCGCTTCTCGAAACAGCAGCTGCCGATCCTCGCGCTCGGTTTCGACGACGATCCATGGGCGAACCCGGCTGCGATCGGGCTGCTGGTAAGCTATCTGACCCGCGCGAAGGTCGAACGCCGCCAGATCGATCCGCACGCGGCGGGCAGCGGCCCGGTCGGACACATGGGCTTCTTTCGCAGCCGGCCCGGCACCGTGCTGTGGCCCGACGTGGCCGACTGGCTCGCGCAGGCGCTCGACACGCCACGCAACGCGAGCCGTCCCTCCCTTTCCATCGCAGCCGGGAACCCAGCTTGA
- a CDS encoding ABC transporter substrate-binding protein has translation MLSSRIVTALLLALAAQPGLAKDTVTLRVGEQNYFNIQASMEASGVLKDLPYTIEWKHFQAAAPVAESLNGNAIDVGFLGDSALLTLAARGAPVKVVAVSRQSLDGVAILVPKNSPVRTVADLQGKTIAVWRGAWSQQLVLRALEHAGLRADSVKYAYLMPIDATNAFANGSVDAVSLWEPFVSTLALRQGARPVTTAQGLMPALSFVAANEAAASGKRAEIIDFLRRVVAARQWVDSHPREYADLWAKRAKLEPDVAYRWLNHAKQRVGPVDDTAAKDAQNTADFLHKAGVIPAAYDTSKLLDRSYAGAFAVPAQKTAAAQ, from the coding sequence ATGTTGTCGAGCCGAATCGTCACGGCGCTCTTGCTGGCGCTTGCCGCTCAGCCGGGCCTTGCCAAGGACACCGTCACGCTGCGCGTCGGTGAGCAGAACTACTTCAACATCCAGGCGTCGATGGAGGCGTCCGGCGTGCTGAAGGACCTGCCTTACACGATCGAGTGGAAGCACTTCCAGGCCGCCGCCCCCGTTGCCGAAAGTCTGAACGGCAACGCGATCGACGTCGGCTTCCTCGGCGATTCCGCACTGCTGACGCTGGCCGCGCGCGGCGCGCCGGTCAAGGTCGTCGCGGTATCGCGGCAGAGCCTCGACGGCGTCGCGATCCTTGTGCCGAAGAATTCGCCCGTGCGCACCGTGGCCGACCTGCAGGGCAAGACCATCGCCGTATGGCGTGGCGCATGGAGCCAGCAACTCGTGCTGCGCGCGCTCGAACACGCGGGCTTGCGCGCCGATTCCGTCAAGTACGCGTACCTGATGCCGATCGATGCGACCAACGCCTTCGCGAACGGCTCGGTCGACGCCGTGTCGCTGTGGGAACCGTTCGTCAGTACGCTGGCATTGCGGCAGGGCGCGCGGCCCGTGACGACCGCACAGGGGCTGATGCCCGCACTGAGTTTCGTCGCCGCGAACGAGGCGGCCGCGTCGGGCAAGCGCGCCGAGATCATCGATTTCCTACGGCGCGTGGTGGCGGCGCGTCAGTGGGTCGACAGCCATCCGCGCGAGTACGCGGACCTGTGGGCGAAGCGCGCGAAGCTCGAACCGGACGTCGCGTACCGCTGGCTCAACCACGCGAAACAGCGCGTCGGCCCGGTCGACGACACGGCAGCGAAGGATGCGCAGAACACGGCCGACTTTCTGCACAAGGCCGGCGTGATTCCGGCCGCGTACGACACGTCGAAGCTGCTCGACCGCTCGTATGCGGGCGCATTCGCCGTGCCAGCGCAGAAGACGGCCGCCGCGCAGTGA